CTGCCGCCTTCACGTATGGCAAACCTTAAGCCCTCTTCCATAGCTATGGGGGCGATAAGCTTTACTTCCATCTCGGTATTATCACCGGGCATAACCATCT
Above is a window of Actinomycetes bacterium DNA encoding:
- the tuf gene encoding elongation factor Tu (EF-Tu; promotes GTP-dependent binding of aminoacyl-tRNA to the A-site of ribosomes during protein biosynthesis; when the tRNA anticodon matches the mRNA codon, GTP hydrolysis results; the inactive EF-Tu-GDP leaves the ribosome and release of GDP is promoted by elongation factor Ts; many prokaryotes have two copies of the gene encoding EF-Tu) is translated as MVMPGDNTEMEVKLIAPIAMEEGLRFAIREGGRTIGAGSITKIIE